A single window of Polyodon spathula isolate WHYD16114869_AA chromosome 2, ASM1765450v1, whole genome shotgun sequence DNA harbors:
- the LOC121305822 gene encoding RNA polymerase II elongation factor ELL2-like, producing MAALCEDGRYGLSCGRLNPGKLSVLHVKLTETAFRALENYQSCKNVPSSQPSIQFKGLQGLIKIPRTDAPNELRNFDFYLSNVGKDNPQGSFDCIQQYVSSSGAPQLDTLGVVQDKITICATNDSYQITRERMTQAEEETRTRSTKVIKPGGPFVGKRVQIRKPAPGAPDPAPERKRSTPINPANTIRKCNMNSAMAQRPYRDRVIHFLALKPYKKPEVLARLQRDGVGQKDKNSLGPILQQVANLNPKDNSYTLKEYVYKEIQKDWPGYSEEDKQQLERVLARKLGLPLNSTGQSEALPSSPPTDSVSASLLSQKRLLEGDFIDPLMPKKARISHLTNRVQPTLNDPSSPPREQKPSLTSCPAPPPRPPPSHLPVSHPPLPNNSNSNSPSTPEGVGTQDLPVDNFSQNRNAYENQLDKSTSLTLKASHALPLPRVTKSSEQPLVTEYSLPQSKTSKKKSKKHKDRENKHKSERTNENPPKKHVEAEMDTTPQMEKNTNSDREEKRETCTDLTELSSSTKSPDYLIKYTAIVSLGQRQTYKDDFNAEYEEYRNLHGRVESITRRFAQLDAERKRVPPGTKEHQIIHEEVLQEYKKMKMSCPNYHEEKCRCEYLHNKLAHIKSLIAEFDQQRAQP from the exons ATGGCGGCGCTGTGTGAGGATGGGAGGTATGGGCTGTCCTGTGGGAGATTGAACCCCGGCAAACTCTCAGTGTTACATGTCAAATTAACAGAGACAGCATTCAGGGCACTGGAAAATTACCAGAGCTGCAAG aacGTACCATCCTCTCAACCATCTATTCAATTCAAGGGACTCCAGGGG CTTATTAAAATCCCAAGAACAGATGCTCCCAATGAACTGCGAAACTTTGATTTTTACTTGTCCAACGTTGGCAAAGACAACCCTCAGGGAAGCTTTGACTGCATTCAGCAATATGTTTCCAG ttCCGGAGCCCCACAGCTCGACACCCTGGGAGTTGTACAAGATAAAATCACAATCTGTGCGACCAACGATTCATATCAAATCACCCGGGAGAGAATGACACAGGCAGAAGAAGAAACCCGTACCCGAAGTACCAAAGTCATTAAACCTGGAGGACCATTTGTAG GTAAAAGGGTTCAGATACGGAAACCAGCCCCAGGAGCCCCAGACCCTGCGCCCGAAAGGAAACGGTCGACCCCCATCAACCCTGCCAACACGATACGAAAGTGCAACATGAACAGCGCCATGGCCCAGCGACCGTACAGGGACAGAGTGATCCACTTCCTGGCTCTGAAGCCGTATAAGAAACCTGAAGTACTGGCACGCCTGCAGCGAGATGGCGTCGGTCAGAAAGACAAGAACTCTCTGGGACCCATCCTGCAGCAG GTAGCTAATCTTAACCCAAAGGATAACTCGTACACACTGAAGGAATATGTGTACAAAGAGATTCAGAAAGACTGGCCTGGATATTCTGAAGAAGACAAACAGCAGCTAGAACGTGTGCTTGCCCG TAAATTGGGGCTGCCCTTGAATTCCACAGGACAGTCAGAAGCTCTTCCCTCAAGTCCACCCACAGATAGTGTTTCTGCATCTCTTCTCTCTCAG AAACGACTCCTGGAAGGGGACTTTATCGATCCTTTGATGCCGAAGAAAGCACGAATCTCCCACCTTACAAATCGCGTCCAGCCGACTTTGAACGACCCCTCGTCTCCACCTAGAGAACAGAAACCTTCATTAACTTCCTGTCCGGCCCCTCCACCTCGCCCTCCCCCTTCTCACCTCCCTGTGTCCCACCCACCTCTCCCCAACAATTCCAACTCCAACTCCCCCAGCACACCTGAGGGAGTGGGGACACAGGACCTCCCTGTGGACAACTTCAGTCAAAACAGGAACGCTTATGAGAACCAGCTGGACAAATCCACTTCTCTGACTCTCAAAGCGAGCCACGCTCTGCCTCTTCCACGTGTAACGAAGAGCTCAGAGCAGCCTCTAGTCACAGAATACAGCCTGCCGCAGAGCAAGACGTCcaaaaagaaatccaaaaaaCACAAGGACAGGGAGAACAAGCATAAGAGTGAGAGAACTAAtgaaaaccccccaaaaaagcaTGTTGAGGCTGAAATGGACACCACCCCACAGATGGAGAAAAACACAAATTCAGATAGAGAAG AAAAGAGAGAGACTTGCACAGACTTGACTGAGCTCTCGTCAAGCACCAAATCGCCTGATTACTTGAT caaatacaCTGCAATTGTCTCCCTTGGTCAACGTCAAACGTACAAAGACGACTTCAACGCAGAGTATGAGGAGTACAGGAATCTGCATGGCAGAGTGGAAAGCATCACCCGACGGTTTGCACAGCTTGATGCGGAGCGCAAACGAGTGCCCCCTGGCACCAAGGAGCATCAG ATTATCCATGAAGAAGTATTACAAGAatataagaaaatgaaaatg AGTTGTCCCAACTACCATGAAGAGAAATGCAGGTGTGAGTATCTCCACAACAAGCTGGCCCACATTAAGAGTCTAATAGCAGAGTTCGACCAACAGAGGGCACAGCCGTGA